The stretch of DNA AGGGAACGGGTGTCTCTACGTTATTCCGGGCAGCCACAAATGGGATATTTTTCAGCACGATGATATTGAAGGTTCACAACAGCAGGAATTCAAACTGGCGCGCGGCGTGCGCGACGAGGACGGTGTTGCGATAGAGGCACCACCGGGTGCGGTGATCTGGTTCCACAGCCACCTCTTGCATAAGAGTACGGATAACCATAGCCTGCGGTTTCGTCGGAGTTTCGTTTCCCATTACCTCAGCGCACAGGCGGAGTGGTCGAATGGTCGGAGAGGACAACCGGTCATGTGGGTTCGCGGTGAGACCTTTCCCGGCAAGGTTAACGAAGTGAGACGCGAGGTCATCCCCATCTCTGAATAGGTGTGAACTTAACAGGAGACAGTAATGCACACAGAATCAACACCACAAGAACGGTGCTTTGGCTTGAGTGCTGACGAGTTAGCACATTGGGACGAAAAGGGATACCTCGTGCGTTTAGGCGTATTTTCGTCTGAAGAGAACGATGTCCTTCGTCGAGTCGCCGAAGACGTTGTGGACAAGAAACGTCCATATCCCTCTACAAACATTAATCAGAACGCGCTCGTCAGAGACGGGAAAATAGAAGAACAAGGCATCTATGCGATGCACAAAATCCATCATCCGAATTGTTACTGCCCGGAATTCCTCACACGTGTCCGCGACCCCCGTTTAACTGATCCGCTCGTTGATATCCTCGGTCCAGACATCCTCAGCATCAACAATCTGTTTATCTGGAAGGCACCGAAGATTGGTCTCGGTTTCCCGTGGCATCAGGACAAGTTCTATTTCCGCAATCGGTTTAACACGGAGACGACTATCGGAACGTGGACGGCTATTGACCCTGCAGATCGTGAGAACGGGTGTCTCTACGTTGTCCCGGGTAGCCACAAATGGGATATTTTCCAACACGATGACCTTGAAGGTTCACAACAACGGGAGTTCAAATTGGCACGCGGGGTGCGCGATGAAGACGGCGTTGCGGTAGAGGTGCCGCCGGGGGCAGTGATCTGGTTCCACAGTCATCTTTTACACAAGAGCACGGACAACCACAGCCTACGGTTCCGACGGAGTTATGTTATTCACTACCTCAGTGCTAAAGCGGAATGGTCCCGTCCTGAAGCACGCAATAGCAGGAAGCAGCAACCCGTGATGTGGATTCGCGGTCAGACCTACCTTGACAAGGTCCACGAAGTCGAACGCGATGTACGACCCGTTTCAGAATTCGAGTGACAAAACTACGAAAGGAGCGAACAATGCTTACAACTCTATGGAAGTCAGCTGCGATAACATTGGTGGTATTAATCGGCACGCTGTGCAGCATTTCTATCTGTGCAGCGGATGTATTGGAAGACGCACTCGTTGCTGTATGGCTTTTTGATGAGAATCAAGGTCTTGAGGCAGCGGATGCCTCCGGTAACGGTCATGACGGCGATATTAAAGGGGCAAAATGGGTTCAGGGCAAAATAGGGGCGGGTCTTGAATTTAACGGTGATGGCAATATCGTAGAAATCCCACATGACGCTGATTTCGATCTCACGGAATACACAATATCCGCTTGGATCAAAACGGAACCGACGGGTCTCTGGCAAACTGTAATCGGGAAGGAACCTGTTGCGGGGAACCCCAGGAATTACGGTATCTTTGTTGCGGGTAATACGAAGCTGCTCGGCGTGAACTACACGACTGCGGGGGCATGGAAGACAGCGTTTAGTAAGACGGTTGCTGCAGACGGCAAGTGGCATCACGTTGCTGCGACCTTTGACGGCAAGGTGCTTCGGGCATATTTTGACGGTGTGATGGAAGGCGAAACGAAAACCGAAATTCCACCCGACCACAATACAGAACCCGTCCGAATCGGACGCTGGGGCAATCCGAGAGGCGATTATTGGTCAGGGATGCTTGATGAGGTTGCCATGTTCAATCAGGCGTTGACGGAAGATGAGATTCAGGATATTACGATGAATATGCGGGATGCGTTGGCAGTTGAGGCGATGGGGAAACTTGCGGTGGCGTGGGGGGCATTGAAGCACTCAGGGACTCAACGACACTAATCCAAACCGTAATTTATGGGGTTACGAGATTGGCATGATTTTTTATCTTCAGTTCCGTCGCGGTGACATCTCTGTAGCCATAGGGAATCAACGGTATTCATGCCTTATGGCATGAACCGGGGTTCAGCGGCATAGTGATTCATAGTTTTCATAGTTTTCATAGTAACGTTCTGACAATTGCAGGTTTAGAACCCTCATAAAGTCAGGTGTGACGTGGGTTTGTCGGGTTACTATGAAAGTGTTGTTTTTTTGGTGTTACTATGAATCTGCATTTTTCGTTTCTCAGCATTATGCTTGTAACGCTAATGGTGGCGTGGGTTTAGACGGCTTTCTCGTTTTAGCGGTTTTGAGAGGTTACTATGAAAGTGCTGTCGATCTGTTTTGATGTTGAATCAGCCTATTCTTCGTAAAAACGGACGTGAATATGGATTTAACTTAACGATATATTTTTGGTAATTTCCCTTAAAAATGTTACACTGGTGTAACATTTTGTGTCGGGTGTGTAACGTTAGAGAACATAGTGGCCATAAGGGTTTGTTGATGTTTAATTTTTCTGTTGAAAAAAATAATAAGTCCGAAAAGTGTAACATTTTTTGTGGCTATTGGAAACCGTCGGAAACCATTGTTTGTAGGTTGATACACTATTCCCTCTTTGGAAAATCTTATGATATATTATACTATTTTTACCAACCTATGTCAAGTTAAAATGAGTTATGAGTTATGGGTCGTGAGTTGCAGGTAGGTGTTCCAGAGGATTTAATGTCAACAACTTTACGCATCCCTGTTAGCACAAAGGCATTCAATTTTCCAATATTTTACATTCTGGATGCCCCAACTTGTTGGGGAGTGTGTGCTATCCGGAATCTCCTTCCAATGCTGACGAAACCAGTAAAAACAACAGAATCAGTAAGAATTCTATCCAATTTTCCTTTAACATCTTAAACATATTGTCTCCTTATCCAATCTTAACAATCTCCCCAGTTGTTTCCTTATATCATTGATTGAAGTGCATACGCGTATTTAGACCACAATTTCGCAAAGTTAAGATAAGTTTTTTCGTTGAAATTCCATAGGTGTCAAATGGTTTCCTAACGCCGCATGTGGGTGTTTCTGGTGATACACCTGTCTGATAAATGATCGATGCGTTCTCTTGCCTCGGTAATATCCTCGTAATCTCGGATCAACCTTTCCGCATACCCGTTCTCCCCAGGATGCCCTCTGTGTGCTAATGAAATCTCAATACCGTGGTGTTTGAGCACCGAGAGATAAGCGGTTGAAAGATATTGCACGCCTTGATCGGAATGATGGCTCTCTGGAAGGCTTTGGTGTAAGGCAGCTTGGAGCGGTTTCAAGGTGTTTCGCAAATCTGCCGAACCGAATATGAAGAAGCGTTGTGCCCTGTTTCCACCATTTCTCGTTTCTCTGACGAGGTTAGTTCAACTAAGATGTCCTTAAGCATAAGGCATGGTAGCGTTGGCACCTGCGAACTATGGTAAAACATACAATTACCTTTACACTTGAGGTGGCGAAGTTTCCTAACCTCGCCAGCGGTGTGATAGGTTTTTGCTTCTGTTGAAACGTCCACTTATTTTCATAATTCACCATAAAACGCAACCACCCGCTGTTGCCCTTCTCTGTCTTCCGAGGGCGTAATGCGAATCTCAATATCGCGGTTGAATCGATTCAGAAACGTCAACAGCCGTTCGACGCTATAATGATTAAACTTTCCTTTTTTGAGTCGTGAGATTTCAGGCTGCTTCACGCCGAGAATCTTCGCCGCTTCCGCTTGGGTGAGCTGACGATCTTCTATAATCTGAAACACTTCAAACCCAAGTGTCGCTTTGAGAAACAGTTCGTCGGCGTCCGGCAAGTCTAAATCCTTAAACACATTGCCAGAACTCTTTTCAAATTCAATCTTCTTGCTCATAACTCTTCTCCAGTTCCTGCGCCATTCTGAGGCGTTTCTTGATAAGGTCTACGTCTTTCTTGGGGGTCTGAATGCCGCGCCTTGATTTTTTCTGAAAACAATGCAGCACATAAACCCGCGCTCCAATTTTCACGGCATACACGGCACGATACGTGTCCGTCCGATAATCGGCTCGTATCTCAAAAACCCCTGAGCCAACGCCCTTGAAGGGTTTCGCTGCAGGAGACATGCTTCCCGCCTGTGCAATAAACAGAGCGTCCCCTATATCCTTTTGAACGGACTGCGGAAATTCTTTCAGATGTGCCTTAGAATCCCCGACCCATATAGCGTCTC from Candidatus Poribacteria bacterium encodes:
- a CDS encoding phytanoyl-CoA dioxygenase family protein, with amino-acid sequence MHTESTPQERCFGLSADELAHWDEKGYLVRLGVFSSEENDVLRRVAEDVVDKKRPYPSTNINQNALVRDGKIEEQGIYAMHKIHHPNCYCPEFLTRVRDPRLTDPLVDILGPDILSINNLFIWKAPKIGLGFPWHQDKFYFRNRFNTETTIGTWTAIDPADRENGCLYVVPGSHKWDIFQHDDLEGSQQREFKLARGVRDEDGVAVEVPPGAVIWFHSHLLHKSTDNHSLRFRRSYVIHYLSAKAEWSRPEARNSRKQQPVMWIRGQTYLDKVHEVERDVRPVSEFE
- a CDS encoding LamG domain-containing protein, with product MLTTLWKSAAITLVVLIGTLCSISICAADVLEDALVAVWLFDENQGLEAADASGNGHDGDIKGAKWVQGKIGAGLEFNGDGNIVEIPHDADFDLTEYTISAWIKTEPTGLWQTVIGKEPVAGNPRNYGIFVAGNTKLLGVNYTTAGAWKTAFSKTVAADGKWHHVAATFDGKVLRAYFDGVMEGETKTEIPPDHNTEPVRIGRWGNPRGDYWSGMLDEVAMFNQALTEDEIQDITMNMRDALAVEAMGKLAVAWGALKHSGTQRH
- a CDS encoding helix-turn-helix transcriptional regulator — its product is MSKKIEFEKSSGNVFKDLDLPDADELFLKATLGFEVFQIIEDRQLTQAEAAKILGVKQPEISRLKKGKFNHYSVERLLTFLNRFNRDIEIRITPSEDREGQQRVVAFYGEL
- a CDS encoding type II toxin-antitoxin system RelE/ParE family toxin, giving the protein MDHERLNLRDAIWVGDSKAHLKEFPQSVQKDIGDALFIAQAGSMSPAAKPFKGVGSGVFEIRADYRTDTYRAVYAVKIGARVYVLHCFQKKSRRGIQTPKKDVDLIKKRLRMAQELEKSYEQED